A portion of the Pan troglodytes isolate AG18354 chromosome 10, NHGRI_mPanTro3-v2.0_pri, whole genome shotgun sequence genome contains these proteins:
- the ZNF268 gene encoding zinc finger protein 268 isoform X1 — protein MATRVRTASIWVPPLQERNSSWDRIRKLQGQESILGQGTPGLQPLPGAPRQKQKSRRIEKVLEWLFISQEQPKITKSWGPLSFMDVFVDFTWEEWQLLDPAQKCLYRSVMLENYSNLVSLGYQHTKPDIIFKLEQGEELCMVQAQVPNQTCPNTVWKIDDLMDWHQENKDKLGSMAKSFECTTFGKLCLLSTKYLSRQKPRKCGTHGKSLKYIDFTSDYARNNPNGFQVHGKSFFHSNSKHEQTVIGIKYCESIESGKTVNKKSQLMCQQMYMGEKPFGCSYCEKAFSSKSYLVVHQQTLAEEKPYGCNECGKDFSSKSYVIVHQRIHTGEKLHECSECRKTFSFHSQLVIHQRIHTGENSCECCECGKVFSRKDQLVSHQKTHSGQKPYVCNECGKAFGLKSQLIIHERIHTGEKPYECNECQKAFNTKSNLMVHQRTHTGEKPYVCSDCGKAFTFKSQLIVHQEIHTGVKPYGCIQCGKGFSLKSQLIVHQRSHTGMKPYVCNECGKAFRSKSYLIIHTRTHTGEKLHECNDCGKAFSFKSQLVIHQRIHTGENPYECHECGKAFSRKYQLISHQRTHAGEKPYECTDCGKAFGLKSQLIIHQRTHTGEKPFECSECQKAFNTKSNLIVHQRTHTGEKPYSCNECGKAFTFKSQLIVHKGVHTGVKPYGCSQCAKTFSLKSQLIVHQRSHTGVKPYGCTECGKAFRSKSYLIIHMRTHTGEKPHECRECGKSFSFNSQLIVHQRIHTGENPYECSECGKAFNRKDQLISHQRTHAGEKPYGCSECGKAFSSKSYLIIHMRTHSGEKPYECNECGKAFIWKSLLIVHERTHAGVNPYKCSQCEKSFSGKLRLLVHQRMHTREKPYECSECGKAFIRNSQLIVHQRTHSGEKPYGCNECGKTFSQKSILSAHQRTHTGEKPCKCTECGKAFCWKSQLIMHQRTHVDDKH, from the exons GTCCCACCTCTCCAAGAACGAAACAGTTCATGGGATAGGATCAGAAAGCTCCAAGGTCAGGAATCCATCTTGGGCCAAGGGACTCCTGGTCTGCAACCTCTCCCTGGAGCACCCAGGCAGAAGCAGAAGAGTCGCAGAATAGAGAAAGTCCTAGAGTGGCTGTTTATTTCCCAAGAGCAGCCAAAAATCACCAAGTCCTGG GGACCTTTGTCATTCATGGATGTGTTTGTGGATTTTACCTGGGAGGAGTGGCAGCTGCTAGACCCAGCACAGAAGTGCCTGTACAGGAGTGTGATGTTGGAGAACTATAGCAACCTGGTGTCCCTAG GGTACCAACACACCAAACCTGATATCATCTTCAAGTTGGAACAAGGAGAAGAGCTGTGTATGGTGCAGGCCCAAGTTCCAAATCAGACCTGTCCAA ACACAGTCTGGAAAATTGATGATCTTATGGATTGGCATCaggaaaataaagacaaactGGGAAGTATGGCAAAAAGCTTTGAATGCACTACATTTGGAAAACTATGTCTTCTTAGTACAAAGTATCTTTCAAGACAAAAACCTCGTAAATGTGGCACGCATGGAAAGAGTTTGAAATATATAGATTTCACTAGTGATTATGCTAGAAATAATCCTAATGGGTTTCAGGTACATGGAAAATCATTCTTCCATTCTAATTCTAAACATGAGCAAACTGTTATTGGAATAAAATACTGTGAAAGTATTGAATCTGGAAAAACCGTCAATAAGAAATCGCAACTTATGTGCCAACAAATGTATATGGGCGAAAAACCCTTTGGATGCAGCTATTGTGAGAAAGCCTTCAGCAGCAAGTCATACCTTGTAGTGCATCAGCAAACTCTTGCTGAAGAGAAACCCTATGggtgtaatgaatgtgggaaagaCTTCAGTAGTAAATCATACGTCATTgtacatcagagaattcatacaggagagaaactACATGAATGCAGTGAATGCAGGAAAACATTCAGTTTCCATTCACAGCTTGTTatacatcagagaattcacacagGTGAGAATTCCTGTGAGTGCTGTGAATGTGGGAAAGTCTTCAGTAGGAAAGACCAGCTTGTTTCACACCAGAAAACTCATTCAGGACAGAAACCATATGtgtgtaatgaatgtgggaaagcttttGGTTTAAAATCACAGCTCATTATACATGAAAGaattcatacaggagagaaaccatATGAATGCAATGAATGTCAGAAAGCCTTTAATACAAAGTCAAACCTTATGGTACATCAGAGAACCCATACAGGGGAGAAACCTTATGTTTGTAGTGATTGTGGAAAAGCCTTTACATTCAAGTCACAGCTCATTGTACATCAGGAGATTCACACAGGAGTAAAGCCCTATGGGTGTATTCAGTGTGGTAAAGGATTCAGTTTgaaatcacagctcattgtacaTCAGAGAAGTCACACAGGAATGAAACCTTATGTATGCaatgaatgtggcaaagccttcagGAGCAAGTCATACCTTATTATACATACAAGGACTCATACAGGAGAAAAACTCCATGAATGCAACGattgtgggaaagccttcagtttTAAATCACAGCTTGTTATACATCAGAGGATTCATACAGGAGAGAACCCCTATGAATGCcatgaatgtgggaaagccttcagtcgGAAATACCAGCTTATTTCACACCAGAGAACTCATGCAGGAGAGAAGCCTTATGAATGCACCGACTGTGGAAAGGCTTTTGGTTTAAAGTCACAGCTTATTATACACCAGAGAACTCATACAGGGGAGAAACCATTTGAATGTAGTGAGTGTCAGAAAGCCTTTAATACAAAGTCAAACCTGATTGTACATCAGAGAactcatacaggagagaaaccctatagttgtaatgaatgtggaaaagcctttacgttcaaatcacagctcattgtacaTAAAGGAGTGCACACTGGAGTAAAACCCTATGGATgcagtcaatgtgcaaaaaccttTAGTTTGAAGTCCCAGCTCATTGTACATCAGAGAAGTCACACAGGAGTAAAACCATATGGATGCACtgagtgtgggaaagccttcaggaGCAAGTCATACCTTATTATACATATGAGAactcatacaggagagaaaccaCATGAGTGCAGGGAATGCGGGAAATCCTTTAGTTTTAATTCACAACTCATTGtgcatcagagaattcacacagGAGAAAATCCCTATGaatgcagtgaatgtgggaaagcctttaatAGGAAAGACCAGCTCATTTCACATCAGCGAACTCATGCAGGGGAAAAGCCTTATGGgtgcagtgaatgtgggaaagcttttAGCAGCAAGTCATACCTAATTATACACATGAGAACTCATTCAGGTGAGAAACCatatgaatgtaatgaatgtgggaaagccttcatttGGAAATCACTACTCATTGTACATGAGCGAACTCATGCAGGGGTCAACCCTTATAAATGCAGTCAATGTGAGAAATCCTTCAGTGGGAAATTACGCCTTCTTGTACACCAGAGAATGCACACAAGAGAGAAACCATATGAATGCAGTGAGTGTGGAAAAGCCTTCATTAGGAATTCTCAACTCATTGTACATCAAAGAACTCATtcaggagagaaaccctatgggtgcaatgaatgtgggaaaacctTCTCTCAAAAATCAATTCTCAGTGCACATCAGAGAACACATACAGGAGAGAAGCCTTGTAAGTGCACtgaatgtgggaaggcctttTGTTGGAAGTCACAGCTCATTATGCATCAGAGAACTCATGTAGATGACAAACACTGA
- the ZNF268 gene encoding zinc finger protein 268 isoform X3, protein MATRVRTASIWVPPLQERNSSWDRIRKLQGQESILGQGTPGLQPLPGAPRQKQKSRRIEKVLEWLFISQEQPKITKSWGPLSFMDVFVDFTWEEWQLLDPAQKCLYRSVMLENYSNLVSLGYQHTKPDIIFKLEQGEELCMVQAQVPNQTCPILKAGKSKAKVLAGLVSGEGLLCASKMTPCCCILWRHSLEN, encoded by the exons GTCCCACCTCTCCAAGAACGAAACAGTTCATGGGATAGGATCAGAAAGCTCCAAGGTCAGGAATCCATCTTGGGCCAAGGGACTCCTGGTCTGCAACCTCTCCCTGGAGCACCCAGGCAGAAGCAGAAGAGTCGCAGAATAGAGAAAGTCCTAGAGTGGCTGTTTATTTCCCAAGAGCAGCCAAAAATCACCAAGTCCTGG GGACCTTTGTCATTCATGGATGTGTTTGTGGATTTTACCTGGGAGGAGTGGCAGCTGCTAGACCCAGCACAGAAGTGCCTGTACAGGAGTGTGATGTTGGAGAACTATAGCAACCTGGTGTCCCTAG GGTACCAACACACCAAACCTGATATCATCTTCAAGTTGGAACAAGGAGAAGAGCTGTGTATGGTGCAGGCCCAAGTTCCAAATCAGACCTGTCCAA ttttgaaggctggaaagtccaaagccaaggtgctggcaggtttggtgtctggtgagggcctgctctgTGCTTCCAAGATGacgccttgttgctgcatcctctggag ACACAGTCTGGAAAATTGA
- the ZNF268 gene encoding zinc finger protein 268 isoform X6: MATRVRTASIWVPPLQERNSSWDRIRKLQGQESILGQGTPGLQPLPGAPRQKQKSRRIEKVLEWLFISQEQPKITKSWGTNTPNLISSSSWNKEKSCVWCRPKFQIRPVQTQSGKLMILWIGIRKIKTNWEVWQKALNALHLENYVFLVQSIFQDKNLVNVARMERV; the protein is encoded by the exons GTCCCACCTCTCCAAGAACGAAACAGTTCATGGGATAGGATCAGAAAGCTCCAAGGTCAGGAATCCATCTTGGGCCAAGGGACTCCTGGTCTGCAACCTCTCCCTGGAGCACCCAGGCAGAAGCAGAAGAGTCGCAGAATAGAGAAAGTCCTAGAGTGGCTGTTTATTTCCCAAGAGCAGCCAAAAATCACCAAGTCCTGG GGTACCAACACACCAAACCTGATATCATCTTCAAGTTGGAACAAGGAGAAGAGCTGTGTATGGTGCAGGCCCAAGTTCCAAATCAGACCTGTCCAA ACACAGTCTGGAAAATTGATGATCTTATGGATTGGCATCaggaaaataaagacaaactGGGAAGTATGGCAAAAAGCTTTGAATGCACTACATTTGGAAAACTATGTCTTCTTAGTACAAAGTATCTTTCAAGACAAAAACCTCGTAAATGTGGCACGCATGGAAAGAGTTTGA
- the ZNF268 gene encoding zinc finger protein 268 isoform X4: MATRVRTASIWVPPLQERNSSWDRIRKLQGQESILGQGTPGLQPLPGAPRQKQKSRRIEKVLEWLFISQEQPKITKSWTQSGKLMILWIGIRKIKTNWEVWQKALNALHLENYVFLVQSIFQDKNLVNVARMERV, from the exons GTCCCACCTCTCCAAGAACGAAACAGTTCATGGGATAGGATCAGAAAGCTCCAAGGTCAGGAATCCATCTTGGGCCAAGGGACTCCTGGTCTGCAACCTCTCCCTGGAGCACCCAGGCAGAAGCAGAAGAGTCGCAGAATAGAGAAAGTCCTAGAGTGGCTGTTTATTTCCCAAGAGCAGCCAAAAATCACCAAGTCCTGG ACACAGTCTGGAAAATTGATGATCTTATGGATTGGCATCaggaaaataaagacaaactGGGAAGTATGGCAAAAAGCTTTGAATGCACTACATTTGGAAAACTATGTCTTCTTAGTACAAAGTATCTTTCAAGACAAAAACCTCGTAAATGTGGCACGCATGGAAAGAGTTTGA
- the ZNF268 gene encoding zinc finger protein 268 isoform X5 → MATRVRTASIWGTNTPNLISSSSWNKEKSCVWCRPKFQIRPVQTQSGKLMILWIGIRKIKTNWEVWQKALNALHLENYVFLVQSIFQDKNLVNVARMERV, encoded by the exons GGTACCAACACACCAAACCTGATATCATCTTCAAGTTGGAACAAGGAGAAGAGCTGTGTATGGTGCAGGCCCAAGTTCCAAATCAGACCTGTCCAA ACACAGTCTGGAAAATTGATGATCTTATGGATTGGCATCaggaaaataaagacaaactGGGAAGTATGGCAAAAAGCTTTGAATGCACTACATTTGGAAAACTATGTCTTCTTAGTACAAAGTATCTTTCAAGACAAAAACCTCGTAAATGTGGCACGCATGGAAAGAGTTTGA
- the ZNF268 gene encoding zinc finger protein 268 isoform X2: MDWHQENKDKLGSMAKSFECTTFGKLCLLSTKYLSRQKPRKCGTHGKSLKYIDFTSDYARNNPNGFQVHGKSFFHSNSKHEQTVIGIKYCESIESGKTVNKKSQLMCQQMYMGEKPFGCSYCEKAFSSKSYLVVHQQTLAEEKPYGCNECGKDFSSKSYVIVHQRIHTGEKLHECSECRKTFSFHSQLVIHQRIHTGENSCECCECGKVFSRKDQLVSHQKTHSGQKPYVCNECGKAFGLKSQLIIHERIHTGEKPYECNECQKAFNTKSNLMVHQRTHTGEKPYVCSDCGKAFTFKSQLIVHQEIHTGVKPYGCIQCGKGFSLKSQLIVHQRSHTGMKPYVCNECGKAFRSKSYLIIHTRTHTGEKLHECNDCGKAFSFKSQLVIHQRIHTGENPYECHECGKAFSRKYQLISHQRTHAGEKPYECTDCGKAFGLKSQLIIHQRTHTGEKPFECSECQKAFNTKSNLIVHQRTHTGEKPYSCNECGKAFTFKSQLIVHKGVHTGVKPYGCSQCAKTFSLKSQLIVHQRSHTGVKPYGCTECGKAFRSKSYLIIHMRTHTGEKPHECRECGKSFSFNSQLIVHQRIHTGENPYECSECGKAFNRKDQLISHQRTHAGEKPYGCSECGKAFSSKSYLIIHMRTHSGEKPYECNECGKAFIWKSLLIVHERTHAGVNPYKCSQCEKSFSGKLRLLVHQRMHTREKPYECSECGKAFIRNSQLIVHQRTHSGEKPYGCNECGKTFSQKSILSAHQRTHTGEKPCKCTECGKAFCWKSQLIMHQRTHVDDKH; the protein is encoded by the coding sequence ATGGATTGGCATCaggaaaataaagacaaactGGGAAGTATGGCAAAAAGCTTTGAATGCACTACATTTGGAAAACTATGTCTTCTTAGTACAAAGTATCTTTCAAGACAAAAACCTCGTAAATGTGGCACGCATGGAAAGAGTTTGAAATATATAGATTTCACTAGTGATTATGCTAGAAATAATCCTAATGGGTTTCAGGTACATGGAAAATCATTCTTCCATTCTAATTCTAAACATGAGCAAACTGTTATTGGAATAAAATACTGTGAAAGTATTGAATCTGGAAAAACCGTCAATAAGAAATCGCAACTTATGTGCCAACAAATGTATATGGGCGAAAAACCCTTTGGATGCAGCTATTGTGAGAAAGCCTTCAGCAGCAAGTCATACCTTGTAGTGCATCAGCAAACTCTTGCTGAAGAGAAACCCTATGggtgtaatgaatgtgggaaagaCTTCAGTAGTAAATCATACGTCATTgtacatcagagaattcatacaggagagaaactACATGAATGCAGTGAATGCAGGAAAACATTCAGTTTCCATTCACAGCTTGTTatacatcagagaattcacacagGTGAGAATTCCTGTGAGTGCTGTGAATGTGGGAAAGTCTTCAGTAGGAAAGACCAGCTTGTTTCACACCAGAAAACTCATTCAGGACAGAAACCATATGtgtgtaatgaatgtgggaaagcttttGGTTTAAAATCACAGCTCATTATACATGAAAGaattcatacaggagagaaaccatATGAATGCAATGAATGTCAGAAAGCCTTTAATACAAAGTCAAACCTTATGGTACATCAGAGAACCCATACAGGGGAGAAACCTTATGTTTGTAGTGATTGTGGAAAAGCCTTTACATTCAAGTCACAGCTCATTGTACATCAGGAGATTCACACAGGAGTAAAGCCCTATGGGTGTATTCAGTGTGGTAAAGGATTCAGTTTgaaatcacagctcattgtacaTCAGAGAAGTCACACAGGAATGAAACCTTATGTATGCaatgaatgtggcaaagccttcagGAGCAAGTCATACCTTATTATACATACAAGGACTCATACAGGAGAAAAACTCCATGAATGCAACGattgtgggaaagccttcagtttTAAATCACAGCTTGTTATACATCAGAGGATTCATACAGGAGAGAACCCCTATGAATGCcatgaatgtgggaaagccttcagtcgGAAATACCAGCTTATTTCACACCAGAGAACTCATGCAGGAGAGAAGCCTTATGAATGCACCGACTGTGGAAAGGCTTTTGGTTTAAAGTCACAGCTTATTATACACCAGAGAACTCATACAGGGGAGAAACCATTTGAATGTAGTGAGTGTCAGAAAGCCTTTAATACAAAGTCAAACCTGATTGTACATCAGAGAactcatacaggagagaaaccctatagttgtaatgaatgtggaaaagcctttacgttcaaatcacagctcattgtacaTAAAGGAGTGCACACTGGAGTAAAACCCTATGGATgcagtcaatgtgcaaaaaccttTAGTTTGAAGTCCCAGCTCATTGTACATCAGAGAAGTCACACAGGAGTAAAACCATATGGATGCACtgagtgtgggaaagccttcaggaGCAAGTCATACCTTATTATACATATGAGAactcatacaggagagaaaccaCATGAGTGCAGGGAATGCGGGAAATCCTTTAGTTTTAATTCACAACTCATTGtgcatcagagaattcacacagGAGAAAATCCCTATGaatgcagtgaatgtgggaaagcctttaatAGGAAAGACCAGCTCATTTCACATCAGCGAACTCATGCAGGGGAAAAGCCTTATGGgtgcagtgaatgtgggaaagcttttAGCAGCAAGTCATACCTAATTATACACATGAGAACTCATTCAGGTGAGAAACCatatgaatgtaatgaatgtgggaaagccttcatttGGAAATCACTACTCATTGTACATGAGCGAACTCATGCAGGGGTCAACCCTTATAAATGCAGTCAATGTGAGAAATCCTTCAGTGGGAAATTACGCCTTCTTGTACACCAGAGAATGCACACAAGAGAGAAACCATATGAATGCAGTGAGTGTGGAAAAGCCTTCATTAGGAATTCTCAACTCATTGTACATCAAAGAACTCATtcaggagagaaaccctatgggtgcaatgaatgtgggaaaacctTCTCTCAAAAATCAATTCTCAGTGCACATCAGAGAACACATACAGGAGAGAAGCCTTGTAAGTGCACtgaatgtgggaaggcctttTGTTGGAAGTCACAGCTCATTATGCATCAGAGAACTCATGTAGATGACAAACACTGA